In Flammeovirga kamogawensis, the sequence AATTAGTAAGGCTCTAAAGTTGACGGGTTTTTTAATGTTTTAACCTTTACCTCAAATTATTTTTCCTTTCTTCACTTCTCATTTTTTTGATAAATTAAAGTTTATAAATATTTTATTTATGTTTAATGTTAAATAAAATAACTTGTTCTTTTTTAATTTATTGTATACCATTTAAATAGCAATTATACATTGTTTTAATATTTTAGTCTTTAAATTTATTTGTTATGATATTGAACTAAATTCGACTTTTTAAAGTTGAATCAAAATAATATTTATGAGCAAATTATGTTTAATTTCTTACTTACTGCTAATTTCAATTTCTACTTTTGGGCAATTAGAAAGTCACAATAATTTATCTGATACAACCTCAATTTATCCTTATACTTTCCCTATATGGGGACAAGAAATTCAGAATAAAGGTATAGAATTCCCCTTGCCTGCAGGTATATCTGTGCATTACGTTTATAATGAAATGTATTTAGGTATTTCAGAATTTGGAATGGGTATAAATGGGCATGATTTATCTCCTATTTTAAACGAAAAAACATTAGGTTTTCAGACTACGAGAGCAACCACAAATGGAATAAATTTAAGAGGAGATTTGTTTACTCTTCCGTTTTTAAATGTATATGGATTATTCTCTTATGTAGAGGGAGGTACAGAAGTTGGTTTACAACCAGATTTTGGAAATGGGAAGTTCCCTTATTTTAGTTCGAGTGTCATTTTTGAAGCTATATCTTTTGGCGCAGGAGCTACCTTTAATTATGGGTATAAAGATTACTTTGTATCAGTTGATGCAAATTATTCAGGAACTAAATCTGATCTAATAAAAGACAATGTGGGAATAATGGTCAACTCGATAAGAGTGGGTAAAAAATTCAATTTAAAGAAAGATCGTTTTGTTACTTTTTATGTGGGAACAATGTATAGAAACTTTACAAACCAAGGAGGTAGCCATGGATCAATTGTTCTAAAAGATGCTATGCCTGGTTTCGAAGGAGCCTATCAGCAATGGTACGACAACCTTTCTACTGGTCAGAGAATTATTATTGATGCTGGTATTAAAGCGATAAATGAAAATATTGGAACTGATATAGGGAATGGTGGAGTAATGAATAGTCAGATTGATTATCATATTAAGAAAGACCTCTTAAAAAAATGGACGTTTCAATTTGGAGGACAGTTTCAATTAAGTAAAAGGATTTGGATTAGAGGAGAATACGGAGTTTCTGATTATAGTAAGTTTATCTTAACGGGTATTAATTATAGATTTGGTATATAAAAGAGTTGATAACAAAACACCCCAATTCATTTATATGTGAATTGGGGTGCTTTTATTAATTTTCTAAGAAGTTGATTACTTTTTCAACAACAGTATCGGTTCTGAGAATTCTGAAATGCCCAGTATTTTCAATTTTTTCAAGTTCACATGTTGACCCCCATGCTTTTTGAACATCTATCGATTGCTGTATATCAATAATTTTGTCATTAACATCGTGTAAAATATAAGCTTTCTCAACGTTTACTTTCTGTACAAAATCAGATACGTTTTGATCGTTTACTTTTACATTAAACTCATTTTCTAACTTATTTACTAATTTATTTTTCACTCTATTATTTAGCCCTACCATTTGAGCAACATCATTCAGTCGTTGTTCAAACCTATCTGGCGTAGTAATCATTACATATTTATCAACCTTAAGATCATTATTGTTAGATAAGCAATGTGTGGTACCTACACTACCAAAAGAATGGCTAATTATATTTTTAATAGCATGTTTCTTAATAAAGAGTTTTACTAAAGCACTAAACTCAAACATGGTGGTTTTTCCCTTACTACTAAATCCATGTGATGGAGCATCAAAAGCGTAAACAGTATAATTGTTGTCAACAAGGCTTTCAATAATTTCAGCAAAATTCCCTGCTTGTCCTTCCCAGCCGTGTACTAACAAAACCTTCTTAGGTCCGTTGCCCCATTTATAGGTTTGAACATTAAAAGAATTAAATGAGATAAAGTCTTTTTCGGCCTTATCTAATATTTCTATTTCGTGAGGTCTTAGTTTAAATACAGTAGGTTGCACTATTTTGTTGTAAGCCATTTTTACAACAAGGCTTGGCATTGTGGCTGAAAGTATCTTTATGAAAGGTTTCATTTATAACAATTTAAGTTCGAGAACTCAAAGATACAATTATAAAATTAATTAAGAATAATCATTCATTCATTAAACAAAAAAGAGACCTAGAATATTCTAAGTCTCTTTTTAATGTACTATTAAAATAAACAACATTAATTATAGTTCGGGTTATTGTAATGAGTTAAACTATTGAAATGAAATAATATATTTTTTCTAAAGTGTATAACAATCTTTAATTGACTGAATACATAACTAATACAATTAAGATGACAAGTACCCTACCTTTTTATTATGATTTATTTTTTTAATATATCATAATTGGTAATTAACATCATTAAAATAACGAAATACACACTAATTTTTTTCTGTAAAATGATGATAAGTAAGGTTTTACATCAATTCTGAATTGATAGAATAAAAATTAAAAAAAAAGTAAATTAATGCTTTAACACTATATCAATTGTAAAATCAATAGATAGAATTATAAACTTTAATAAAAAATGCATGTTCTACTCTGCTTTCTAATCAATATTAAAAGTGTCTGCTTACTTTGTATAAAGTATTGATTGCATTGAGTAAACTATAAATCATAAAATGGAAAATAAGGTAAACTATTCAAGTAGATATATTGAGATCGTTCATGTAATGGTAAAATATGGGTTTCAGACATGGATTATGAATTCAACATTAAACCACCTTATTCCGAATAAAGTTCTTGAAAAACATTCTGACATAAATAAACTACCAATTGAAGTACGCTTAAGGTTAGCAATTGAAGAATTGGGTCCAACTTTTATAAAATTAGGACAGTTACTTAGTAATAGAGCCGATTTAATACCGATTGAGTATGTACATGAATTACAAAAACTACAAGACAATGTATCAGAAGATAATACACTTAACATTGAAGAGTACATAGAAAAAGAATTAGGTCAGTCAGCTAATGAGGTTTTTGAATATATAGATCCAAATCCAATCGGTATAGCTTCAATTGGGCAATCATATGCCGTAAAAAGAAAGGGTAAAAACCTTGTGCTAAAAGTTAGGAAGGTAAATGCTGATGTTATTATGAATGAGGATTTACGTATTATGCGTAGTATTCTAAGAGTAATAGTAAAATCAAGTAAGTCTTTATCTAGAATGGATACTATGCGTCTTTTTGATGAATTTGAAATTAGTATCAAGAATGAATTAAATTACGCTATTGAAAGACGAAATCAGGCACAATTTGTAAAATATTTTAAAGATTCTAAGAGTACCTGTGCACCCAATGTAGTTAATGATTTATCTACACAATCTCTATTTTGTATGGACTTTGCCGAAGGAGTGAAATTGAAAGATTTTTTAAAATCGGCTACTGAAAAACAAAAAGAAACAGTTAGTAAAAGACTTGTTAAATCTTTTGTTCAACAAATTATTGAATTTGGATTTTACCATGCAGACCCTCATCCCGGAAACATATTTATTACAGAAGATTTAAGAATTTGTTTTATAGATTTTGGTGCTGTTGGACACTTATTACCTGAAGACACAACGCTAATTACCGAATTTCTCGAAGCGTTTCTTTCAAAAGATACGGATAGGGTAATTCGAGCTATTAAAAGAATTGCAGTTTCTCATGAAATTACCGTAGAAAACCAAAAGAATTTACAATACCAACTTCATGATATCTTTCAAGAATTAGATCAAGGCGTTGATGAGGTACCTTGGGTAGAGTTTAGTGAAAAAATTATGGCAATTATGTTTCACTATAATATTGTATTACCAAACTATTTTGTAAATCTTGCAAAAGCATTGTCATTAGTATTAGGTACTGCTTTAGACATGAACCCAAAAATGAATATTTTAGAGGAAATAAAACCTTTCATGATTAAATATCAGTTTGATTTGTTTTCTCTAAAAAATCAGAGAAAGATGTTACTCGACTTGTTTAATAGTTTGAAAGATGTTAAAACTATTCCAACTGATATTAAGGATATTATCCAATTAATAAAACGAGGTAAAATAGAAGTACAAATTGGGTTAGACGATACAAAGACAATATTAGATACCTTCAGAAACGGGATTAATAAATTGACAACAGGTATTATAATTGGTTGCCTTTTAATTGCATCTTCTTCTATGTCTGTTTCAGAAAATGCTTCTTTTGTAAATAATTTTGCCCTTGGAGGTTACTTTATTGCAGGTATACTTGGGTTAGTTTTAACGATAGATATGTTTAAAGATCTGTTCAAGAAGAATAAATAATACGCTTGTAACAATGTGAATACATTAATAATTGATTTAAGTATACTAATATTCTTTCCTCATTTTAATCTGATTGGTAAATAATTGATTATTTTAGAAATCAATTATTACTAACCCAAAGATTATGATTGATTCTAGGAGTAAAGATTTATACTTAGCTTCATTTACTGATGTAGCCAAAATCTTATTTTTTCCTTTAACAGTATTAAAAGGGAATATTGGTATTCTGACTTTAATTTTATTATTGAGTATTAAATTTGATATTAATGCTCAAATAGAATTGAATAGCATTACACCTGATTCATTTAATTTTAATTATCTATATGCCTCAAATGTTCCTGAAATTCAAAAATTTAAAAGGTATAAAAATTCAAATAAAAATCAGGATATAATAATATCTAAAGGAAAGCATTTTACAACTAAATCAACGTACACAGCAATTTATGGTAATGTAACAATTTTTCTTGGAGGTAAATTAACAGTTGAAAAGGGACATACCTTAGTTATATATGGGAATGTGACAGTTAAAGGTGAAGCTCATTTATTTAATTATAATAATTTAGTTATAAAAGGAAATTTACAATTAGGTACCACAAAAAAACCACAAAATGTTTATTTTAAAAATTTCAAAGAATCAAACTTATATGTAAAGGGGGATTTTATTGGACCTCATCCTCATAAATCAGTACTTAATGGTCATATTGCAATTGATGGTAATGTAGATTTCCATTTCCATATTCATGATCACAATGGAAATGATATGTCAAATTCAAAATCTTTTTATTATAAGACAAATAATAAGTTAAAAGCTGATGGAGGAGATCATGATACAATAATATTAAAATTGAAAGGGTCTACAAATAGTTTTATTAAATTTGGAACCATAATAATACCCGATCCTAATACGAAAACAAAAAAAGGTAAAAAAGGTAAAGGTAAAGGTAAAGGTAAAGGTAAAAAAGGTAAAAAAGATAAAGGTAATCAACAGAAATTTACCTCAAAAGAAATGAAAATTACAACTGAAGAATTATTAAAATTAAAACCTTACTTATCAAATATTTTTTTCGCAGATCTCCCAGTAGAACTCACCTCGTTTAATGTAACCATAGAAAATGGTAAAGTGTTTAGTGTGTGGGAAACTGCCCAAGAAATTAATAATAGTCATTTTAAAGTGGAGCGATCTGTAGATGGTAAAAACTATGAAACTATAGCAGAATTTGTAGAAGGAGCAGGGAACTCAAATGTGTCGAATACATATGAAGTAGAGGATGAAAAACCTCAACAAGGAAAAGTATATTATAGATTAACTCAGGTTGATTTTGATGGTAAAACAGAATCTTGGATAGAAGTATTGAATAATGGTGAACGTGAACAAGGTGAGGTAGTAAGTATTTATCCTAATCCAGCTCAATACACTTTAAATGTTGCTCTAAACCTTATGGATGATGAGGAAGCTACTTTTGAGTTTATCAATACTTCAACTGGTCATTTGGTAAATAACACCCCAAATTTAGACTTATCAAGATCTAAAGCTGTTTTTGATGTATCTACTTTTACTCCAGGTACTTATGTGCTAATTGTTAAACTAAATGGTAAGATTAGCCATAGAGACCAAGTGGTAATTCTTGGTAATAAATCGAGAGGAAACGAGAAAGAAAAAGAAGATAAAAAATAAAAGAAGGAGGAGCATTTTTAGTGTTCCTCCTTTCTTTTTTACTTTGCCATAATAATTTCTTCTCTATATTCTGATGGAGTTTTTTTGAACTCTAGTTTAAAGCATTTACTAAAATACTTTGGATCGTTAAAACCAGTTTGATAGGCAATATCTGAAATATTCAGTTCTGGATCTTTCATTAAATCAGCGGCATATTTCAATCTAATATTCTTTATAAACTCATTAATTGATAATCCAGAAATAGATTTCATTTTACGTAAAAGGTGCCTTTTACTCATACCAAAATGTTCTGTAAAATCATCTACTCCAAATGTAAAATTATCCATGTTGTCTTTTACTACTTCAATTGCTTTACCTAAGAAATCATCTTCAACAACTTCTTTGTTTAAAGTAGCATAAGAGGTTGTAGATTGGAATTTCTGGACAAGCATTTTACGAGTAGCTGCCATATTGCTTATTTTTCTACGCAGGATATTGATATCAAATGGCTTAACTATATAATCGTCAGCACCAGCACTATAGCCATTCCATTGGGTTTCTTCTCCAGAATAAGCTGTTAGTAAAATAACAGGAATATGAGATGTTTGAGGTTCATTTTTTATCAACTTACAAAGGTCTGGACCATTCAATTCAGGCATCATAATATCACTAATCACAAAATCTGGTGAATATTCCATTACTTTTTCAAGACCAATTTTTCCATTTTCGGCTTCAATAATATTGAATACATTTCTTAGATTTTCCTTAATGTATTTTCTAATATCGTTGTTATCTTCAACAATCAATATGGTGAGGTTTTCCGCCTTAATTTCTTGAATTTCATCATCATTAATAACATCAATTGTACTTTCGTTTACAAAAGATAATTGTTCTATATCTTCATTTAAA encodes:
- a CDS encoding ABC1 kinase family protein — translated: MENKVNYSSRYIEIVHVMVKYGFQTWIMNSTLNHLIPNKVLEKHSDINKLPIEVRLRLAIEELGPTFIKLGQLLSNRADLIPIEYVHELQKLQDNVSEDNTLNIEEYIEKELGQSANEVFEYIDPNPIGIASIGQSYAVKRKGKNLVLKVRKVNADVIMNEDLRIMRSILRVIVKSSKSLSRMDTMRLFDEFEISIKNELNYAIERRNQAQFVKYFKDSKSTCAPNVVNDLSTQSLFCMDFAEGVKLKDFLKSATEKQKETVSKRLVKSFVQQIIEFGFYHADPHPGNIFITEDLRICFIDFGAVGHLLPEDTTLITEFLEAFLSKDTDRVIRAIKRIAVSHEITVENQKNLQYQLHDIFQELDQGVDEVPWVEFSEKIMAIMFHYNIVLPNYFVNLAKALSLVLGTALDMNPKMNILEEIKPFMIKYQFDLFSLKNQRKMLLDLFNSLKDVKTIPTDIKDIIQLIKRGKIEVQIGLDDTKTILDTFRNGINKLTTGIIIGCLLIASSSMSVSENASFVNNFALGGYFIAGILGLVLTIDMFKDLFKKNK
- a CDS encoding T9SS type A sorting domain-containing protein; this encodes MIDSRSKDLYLASFTDVAKILFFPLTVLKGNIGILTLILLLSIKFDINAQIELNSITPDSFNFNYLYASNVPEIQKFKRYKNSNKNQDIIISKGKHFTTKSTYTAIYGNVTIFLGGKLTVEKGHTLVIYGNVTVKGEAHLFNYNNLVIKGNLQLGTTKKPQNVYFKNFKESNLYVKGDFIGPHPHKSVLNGHIAIDGNVDFHFHIHDHNGNDMSNSKSFYYKTNNKLKADGGDHDTIILKLKGSTNSFIKFGTIIIPDPNTKTKKGKKGKGKGKGKGKKGKKDKGNQQKFTSKEMKITTEELLKLKPYLSNIFFADLPVELTSFNVTIENGKVFSVWETAQEINNSHFKVERSVDGKNYETIAEFVEGAGNSNVSNTYEVEDEKPQQGKVYYRLTQVDFDGKTESWIEVLNNGEREQGEVVSIYPNPAQYTLNVALNLMDDEEATFEFINTSTGHLVNNTPNLDLSRSKAVFDVSTFTPGTYVLIVKLNGKISHRDQVVILGNKSRGNEKEKEDKK
- a CDS encoding alpha/beta hydrolase yields the protein MKPFIKILSATMPSLVVKMAYNKIVQPTVFKLRPHEIEILDKAEKDFISFNSFNVQTYKWGNGPKKVLLVHGWEGQAGNFAEIIESLVDNNYTVYAFDAPSHGFSSKGKTTMFEFSALVKLFIKKHAIKNIISHSFGSVGTTHCLSNNNDLKVDKYVMITTPDRFEQRLNDVAQMVGLNNRVKNKLVNKLENEFNVKVNDQNVSDFVQKVNVEKAYILHDVNDKIIDIQQSIDVQKAWGSTCELEKIENTGHFRILRTDTVVEKVINFLEN